In one Babylonia areolata isolate BAREFJ2019XMU chromosome 14, ASM4173473v1, whole genome shotgun sequence genomic region, the following are encoded:
- the LOC143289955 gene encoding E3 ubiquitin-protein ligase TRIM56-like isoform X1, with translation MASAVPADSNDTLKCSVCHDFFKDPKLLPCGHLMCRDCLLSWLESKKSASCPLCRHWIMDADSGGDFKEFADMLPTDLSMVRLVEAEQLLHKQHQCCACAAVVATSLCLSCRDMMCKSCAKLHTRFSISKNHTVEALSSLTPEKLAANKPPPTCAYHANEVCTLYCPTHEELICHTCAVTRHRQCQEVKELEERVSEAHAVLAELVKKLKEGQVMMNHSIEQLDQHLQETEKKTQTLMAEIEAVCDKLESAVKECRRHLKELVHRAGAEVKDAVQDGKTYLLQQKGKVTCHSIVAERIQETKAKDEVLTMTAMMKSRVDDLDLSATLPADFKVISAVKMEISPQVVSEVEAKLRELAEVQCVPADVKAQPKVTAWSFHGNHGQHIVLSNNDQTADRVTGSSHGVVMSRDPLEVNTLYQVEMNEVLSGMSYNYNMVGVALQAPDTISVPSAVYWSSSFAAVIDHRRVLNQGRERRSNLGAPLENVDVGSRVGLLLDSRRDVHLYLDGRDLGVFASAIPEPCFFLMDLIGRWKKVTTLPLEPVS, from the exons ATGGCCTCTGCAGTACCAGCCGACTCCAACGACACGCTGAAATGCAGTGTGTGCCACGACTTTTTCAAAGACCCGAAGTTACTTCCTTGTGGTCATCTGATGTGTCGTGACTGTCTGCTATCGTGGCTGGAGTCAAAGAAGAGCGCCAGCTGCCCACTCTGCAGACACTGGATCATGGATGCCGACAGTGGAGGAGATTTTAAGGAATTTGCGGACATGTTACCTACAGACCTGTCAATGGTCCGCTTGGTGGAGGCTGAGCAACTGCTGCACAAGCAACATCAATGCTGCGCCTGTGCGGCGGTTGTGGCCACAAGTCTCTGCCTCAGCTGCAGAGACATGATGTGCAAATCTTGTGCAAAGCTGCACACAAGATTTTCGATTTCCAAAAATCATACCGTCGAAGCGCTGTCCAGCCTGACGCCAGAAAAACTGGCTGCAAACAAACCCCCGCCCACCTGTGCGTACCATGCCAATGAGGTGTGTACCCTGTACTGCCCAACCCACGAGGAGTTGATTTGCCACACCTGTGCCGTGACCCGTCACCGACAGTGCCAGGAAGTGAAGGAATTGGAGGAGAGGGTGTCTGAGGCACACGCCGTGCTGGCAGAGCTGGTGAAGAAGCTGAAGGAAGGACAGGTCATGATGAACCACAGCATTGAGCAGCTGGACCAGCACCTGcaggagacggagaagaagacacagaccTTGATGGCAGAGATTGAGGCTGTTTGTGACAAGCTGGAGTCGGCTGTCAAGGAGTGTCGGCGCCATCTGAAGGAGCTGGTTCACAGGGCTGGTGCTGAGGTGAAGGACGCCGTGCAGGATGGGAAGACCTACCTGCTCCAGCAGAAAGGCAAGGTGACGTGCCACAGCATTGTGGCAGAGCGGAtccaagaaacaaaagcaaaggaCGAGGTCCTAACCATGACGGCCATGATGAAGTCCCGTGTAGATGACTTGGACCTCAGTGCAACCTTGCCTGCAGACTTCAAGGTGATTTCTGCCGTGAAGATGGAGATCAGCCCACAGGTGGTGTCCGAGGTGGAAGCAAAGTTGAGAGAATTGGCTGAAGTCCAGTGCGTCCCTGCTGATGTCAAGGCCCAACCAAAG GTAACTGCATGGAGTTTCCATGGCAACCACGGCCAACACATTGTCCTCTCCAACAATGATCAGACTGCAGATCGAGTGACTGGTTCCAGTCATGGTGTTGTGATGTCACGTGACCCCTTGGAGGTCAACACACTGTACCAG gtggAGATGAATGAAGTCCTCAGTGGCATGAGCTACAACTACAACATGGTGGGTGTGGCGCTGCAGGCCCCAGACACCATCAGTGTGCCCAGCGCTGTCTATTGGAGTTCTTCCTTTGCCGCTGTGATTGACCACCGCCGTGTGTTGAATCAAGGCAGGGAG AGACGGTCAAATCTTGGTGCTCCGCTGGAAAATGTCGATGTGGGGAGTCGTGTGGGACTGCTGCTGGACAGCAGGAGGGATGTCCATCTTTACCTGGACGGGAGAGACCTGGGCGTGTTCGCCTCAGCCATTCCTGAACCTTGCTTCTTTCTGATGGATCTGATTGGTCGCTGGAAAAAG GTGACCACCCTGCCTTTGGAGCCAGTCAGCTGA
- the LOC143289955 gene encoding E3 ubiquitin-protein ligase TRIM56-like isoform X2, producing MASAVPADSNDTLKCSVCHDFFKDPKLLPCGHLMCRDCLLSWLESKKSASCPLCRHWIMDADSGGDFKEFADMLPTDLSMVRLVEAEQLLHKQHQCCACAAVVATSLCLSCRDMMCKSCAKLHTRFSISKNHTVEALSSLTPEKLAANKPPPTCAYHANEVCTLYCPTHEELICHTCAVTRHRQCQEVKELEERVSEAHAVLAELVKKLKEGQVMMNHSIEQLDQHLQETEKKTQTLMAEIEAVCDKLESAVKECRRHLKELVHRAGAEVKDAVQDGKTYLLQQKGKVTCHSIVAERIQETKAKDEVLTMTAMMKSRVDDLDLSATLPADFKVISAVKMEISPQVVSEVEAKLRELAEVQCVPADVKAQPKVEMNEVLSGMSYNYNMVGVALQAPDTISVPSAVYWSSSFAAVIDHRRVLNQGRERRSNLGAPLENVDVGSRVGLLLDSRRDVHLYLDGRDLGVFASAIPEPCFFLMDLIGRWKKVTTLPLEPVS from the exons ATGGCCTCTGCAGTACCAGCCGACTCCAACGACACGCTGAAATGCAGTGTGTGCCACGACTTTTTCAAAGACCCGAAGTTACTTCCTTGTGGTCATCTGATGTGTCGTGACTGTCTGCTATCGTGGCTGGAGTCAAAGAAGAGCGCCAGCTGCCCACTCTGCAGACACTGGATCATGGATGCCGACAGTGGAGGAGATTTTAAGGAATTTGCGGACATGTTACCTACAGACCTGTCAATGGTCCGCTTGGTGGAGGCTGAGCAACTGCTGCACAAGCAACATCAATGCTGCGCCTGTGCGGCGGTTGTGGCCACAAGTCTCTGCCTCAGCTGCAGAGACATGATGTGCAAATCTTGTGCAAAGCTGCACACAAGATTTTCGATTTCCAAAAATCATACCGTCGAAGCGCTGTCCAGCCTGACGCCAGAAAAACTGGCTGCAAACAAACCCCCGCCCACCTGTGCGTACCATGCCAATGAGGTGTGTACCCTGTACTGCCCAACCCACGAGGAGTTGATTTGCCACACCTGTGCCGTGACCCGTCACCGACAGTGCCAGGAAGTGAAGGAATTGGAGGAGAGGGTGTCTGAGGCACACGCCGTGCTGGCAGAGCTGGTGAAGAAGCTGAAGGAAGGACAGGTCATGATGAACCACAGCATTGAGCAGCTGGACCAGCACCTGcaggagacggagaagaagacacagaccTTGATGGCAGAGATTGAGGCTGTTTGTGACAAGCTGGAGTCGGCTGTCAAGGAGTGTCGGCGCCATCTGAAGGAGCTGGTTCACAGGGCTGGTGCTGAGGTGAAGGACGCCGTGCAGGATGGGAAGACCTACCTGCTCCAGCAGAAAGGCAAGGTGACGTGCCACAGCATTGTGGCAGAGCGGAtccaagaaacaaaagcaaaggaCGAGGTCCTAACCATGACGGCCATGATGAAGTCCCGTGTAGATGACTTGGACCTCAGTGCAACCTTGCCTGCAGACTTCAAGGTGATTTCTGCCGTGAAGATGGAGATCAGCCCACAGGTGGTGTCCGAGGTGGAAGCAAAGTTGAGAGAATTGGCTGAAGTCCAGTGCGTCCCTGCTGATGTCAAGGCCCAACCAAAG gtggAGATGAATGAAGTCCTCAGTGGCATGAGCTACAACTACAACATGGTGGGTGTGGCGCTGCAGGCCCCAGACACCATCAGTGTGCCCAGCGCTGTCTATTGGAGTTCTTCCTTTGCCGCTGTGATTGACCACCGCCGTGTGTTGAATCAAGGCAGGGAG AGACGGTCAAATCTTGGTGCTCCGCTGGAAAATGTCGATGTGGGGAGTCGTGTGGGACTGCTGCTGGACAGCAGGAGGGATGTCCATCTTTACCTGGACGGGAGAGACCTGGGCGTGTTCGCCTCAGCCATTCCTGAACCTTGCTTCTTTCTGATGGATCTGATTGGTCGCTGGAAAAAG GTGACCACCCTGCCTTTGGAGCCAGTCAGCTGA